Proteins from one Phycisphaeraceae bacterium genomic window:
- the arfB gene encoding aminoacyl-tRNA hydrolase → MIPGGSHSDEGEPRPAPRHAVRPPNAIDLGRGAWVAPQRLKWSFSRAGGPGGQHVNTTSTRASLRVHLDDIGGLNAAARQRLMTLASAWLARGEELVLHADETRSQLDNREAALRRLAEVVTRAATPPKVRRPTKPTRGSKERRLASKKRDGEKKSRRQWRDE, encoded by the coding sequence ATGATTCCCGGAGGCTCACACTCCGATGAGGGCGAACCTCGACCGGCGCCGCGCCACGCCGTTCGCCCACCCAACGCCATCGACCTCGGTCGCGGGGCGTGGGTGGCACCGCAGCGATTGAAATGGTCCTTCAGCCGGGCTGGCGGGCCGGGCGGTCAACATGTCAACACCACCAGCACACGCGCTTCGCTTCGCGTGCATCTTGACGATATCGGCGGTCTCAACGCTGCCGCGCGGCAGCGCCTGATGACCCTCGCCTCCGCATGGCTTGCGCGTGGCGAGGAGCTCGTCCTCCATGCCGACGAGACGCGCTCGCAACTCGACAACCGCGAGGCGGCGCTCCGCCGGCTGGCCGAAGTGGTCACACGCGCTGCCACGCCGCCGAAGGTGCGCCGACCGACCAAGCCGACGCGCGGAAGCAAGGAGCGGCGACTGGCCTCGAAGAAGCGTGACGGTGAAAAGAAGTCGCGGCGCCAGTGGCGCGATGAGTAG
- a CDS encoding quinolinate synthase NadA, with the protein MLWQPAIPEKYRMMSDDDLSSAITARRRELGGRLLILGHHYQQDDVVRHADLTGDSLKLSQLAAAEVPKRGTEWIVFCGVHFMAETADILTEDRVRVILPDLSAGCSMADMADYEDAITAWEELHATIDDDSVRIIPITYVNSSAAVKAFVGERGGACCTSSNAAQVFDWALRGGETPKRRGERIKLLFMPDQHLGRNTARRAGFISEIDAERAKAQGSRSPSEPGASKKTAASRSAKRADMAVWDPKKELGGLSPETIRHATILLWAGHCSVHKLFRPEHVAQARQESGVETVLVHPECCQEVVEIADKVGSTEFIIREIESAPPGSSWAVGTEVHLVNRLARQAAERGVRVRILSDCQCLCTTMYRIDQAHLLWVLDHLAEGRVVNEIRVHPDAKRLARLAVDRMLANAAPPPTAKEPALVD; encoded by the coding sequence ATGCTCTGGCAACCCGCGATTCCCGAGAAGTACAGGATGATGAGCGATGACGACCTCAGCAGCGCCATCACCGCGCGGCGCCGCGAATTGGGAGGTCGACTCCTCATTCTTGGGCATCACTACCAGCAGGATGATGTCGTCCGCCATGCCGATCTCACCGGCGACAGTCTGAAGTTGAGCCAACTGGCCGCCGCCGAGGTGCCGAAGCGCGGCACGGAGTGGATCGTCTTCTGTGGAGTCCACTTCATGGCGGAGACGGCGGACATCCTGACCGAGGATCGGGTCCGCGTCATCCTGCCCGACCTCTCCGCCGGGTGCAGCATGGCGGACATGGCCGACTATGAGGACGCCATCACCGCTTGGGAGGAGCTCCACGCCACCATCGACGACGACTCGGTCCGCATCATTCCGATCACCTATGTCAACTCAAGCGCCGCGGTGAAGGCCTTCGTCGGAGAGCGCGGCGGCGCCTGCTGCACCAGCAGCAATGCGGCGCAGGTCTTCGACTGGGCGCTCCGTGGCGGCGAGACTCCGAAGCGGCGGGGCGAGCGCATCAAGCTTCTCTTCATGCCCGATCAACACCTCGGGCGCAACACGGCTCGACGAGCGGGATTCATCAGCGAGATCGACGCGGAGCGCGCCAAGGCGCAGGGCTCCAGGAGCCCGAGCGAACCGGGCGCATCGAAGAAGACCGCCGCCTCACGCTCGGCCAAGCGTGCTGACATGGCCGTGTGGGATCCGAAGAAGGAGCTCGGCGGCCTCTCGCCCGAGACGATTCGCCACGCCACCATCCTGCTGTGGGCGGGTCACTGCTCGGTGCACAAACTCTTCCGACCCGAGCATGTGGCGCAGGCGCGGCAGGAGTCGGGTGTGGAGACGGTGCTTGTTCACCCGGAGTGCTGTCAGGAGGTGGTCGAGATCGCGGACAAGGTGGGAAGCACCGAGTTCATCATCCGCGAGATCGAATCGGCGCCGCCCGGGTCATCATGGGCGGTGGGCACCGAGGTGCACCTCGTGAATCGCCTCGCCCGGCAGGCGGCGGAGCGCGGTGTGCGCGTGCGCATCCTGAGCGACTGCCAGTGCCTCTGCACCACCATGTACCGAATCGATCAGGCGCATCTCCTGTGGGTGCTCGATCACCTCGCAGAAGGGCGCGTCGTCAACGAGATCCGTGTGCACCCCGACGCCAAGCGGCTCGCAAGGCTCGCGGTCGACCGGATGCTGGCCAACGCCGCGCCGCCGCCCACGGCGAAGGAGCCGGCGCTGGTTGATTGA
- a CDS encoding fatty acid desaturase, translating to MHAHTPAPIWHRIVTLIGVVVPTLALIAGIWLAWGGWCSTTDLVMLGVGYVLTALGVTIGYHRLFTHRAFEASPVVAWFFGILGSMSVQGPLLWWAATHRQHHQHSDDEHDPHSPHAGHAQGLLGAIRGFWHAHVGWLCTRDLRSQTERYVPDLMADPIARRIDRLFPLWVALGLVIPALIGGVIAGTWTGAALGLLWGGLVRIFLMHHATWSINSVCHLWGWRDFESGDESRNNPIMGIVSMGEGWHNNHHAFPASARHGFGLQLDVSWIIIRALSWVGLTRRLRLPDPARMEQKRLRSAATA from the coding sequence ATGCATGCCCACACTCCGGCGCCGATCTGGCACCGCATCGTCACACTCATCGGCGTTGTTGTTCCGACACTCGCCCTCATCGCAGGCATCTGGCTGGCATGGGGAGGATGGTGCTCGACCACCGACCTCGTCATGCTCGGAGTCGGCTATGTGCTGACGGCACTCGGTGTCACCATCGGCTACCACCGTCTGTTCACCCACCGCGCCTTCGAAGCCTCACCGGTCGTCGCGTGGTTCTTCGGCATCCTCGGCTCGATGTCCGTGCAGGGCCCGCTGCTCTGGTGGGCGGCCACGCATCGTCAACATCACCAGCACTCTGATGACGAGCACGATCCACACTCACCCCATGCCGGGCATGCGCAGGGTCTGCTCGGTGCGATCCGGGGCTTCTGGCATGCTCATGTCGGATGGCTCTGCACGCGCGACCTTCGCTCGCAGACCGAGCGCTATGTGCCCGACCTCATGGCCGATCCCATCGCGCGTCGCATCGATCGCCTCTTCCCATTATGGGTGGCGCTCGGCCTCGTGATTCCCGCCCTGATCGGCGGCGTCATCGCCGGCACATGGACGGGCGCTGCGCTGGGCCTGCTCTGGGGCGGATTGGTGCGGATCTTCCTCATGCACCACGCCACTTGGAGCATCAACTCCGTCTGTCACCTCTGGGGCTGGCGCGACTTCGAATCCGGCGATGAGAGCCGGAACAACCCGATCATGGGCATCGTTTCCATGGGCGAAGGTTGGCACAACAACCATCACGCCTTCCCCGCCAGCGCGCGTCATGGATTCGGCCTGCAACTCGATGTCAGCTGGATCATCATTCGCGCGCTGTCGTGGGTCGGCTTGACAAGGCGCTTGCGACTGCCGGACCCCGCGCGCATGGAGCAGAAGCGCCTGCGCTCCGCGGCGACGGCGTGA
- the ispE gene encoding 4-(cytidine 5'-diphospho)-2-C-methyl-D-erythritol kinase, producing the protein MTVRRTITLAAPAKVNLALSVGAPSPAHGGLHPISSWMVTVDLVDDLTLTRLEDDGLSMYAILWAEDAKRRSEIDWSVTRDLAVRAHQAVEAHVGRQLPIKMKLEKRIPVGGGLGGGSSNAAAMLRGVNELFDLGLDQLTLTRLGASLGSDVPFLVRGGSALVEGVGEALEHHAQVPELHMVLVLPEAACPTGPVYGAFDRLRPGADLDAARVRALARTALEAAMPGGHEGSARAPLDVALPFNDLAAPAFEIAPSLAEDAAEIAEIVERPVHVSGSGSTLFFLCSGRLEAELLAEAVVQRLHLPAVAVKSTATPGFRG; encoded by the coding sequence ATGACCGTTCGAAGAACCATCACGCTGGCCGCTCCTGCAAAAGTGAACCTTGCGCTCTCCGTGGGCGCGCCGTCCCCGGCTCACGGCGGTCTTCATCCCATCTCAAGCTGGATGGTCACCGTCGATCTCGTCGACGACCTGACACTCACGCGCCTGGAGGACGACGGACTCTCCATGTACGCCATCCTGTGGGCGGAGGATGCCAAGCGCCGGAGCGAGATCGACTGGTCCGTCACGCGCGACCTCGCCGTGCGCGCCCACCAGGCGGTCGAGGCGCATGTCGGACGCCAGTTGCCCATCAAGATGAAGCTTGAGAAGCGCATTCCCGTCGGCGGCGGTCTCGGCGGCGGCAGTTCGAACGCCGCGGCGATGCTGCGCGGAGTGAACGAGCTCTTCGACCTCGGCCTCGACCAATTGACGCTGACGCGACTCGGCGCCTCGCTCGGCTCCGATGTTCCCTTTCTTGTGCGCGGTGGAAGTGCGCTCGTCGAAGGCGTGGGCGAGGCGCTCGAGCATCATGCGCAGGTTCCCGAGCTGCACATGGTGCTGGTCCTTCCCGAGGCCGCGTGTCCGACGGGACCTGTCTACGGCGCCTTTGATCGACTGCGTCCGGGCGCCGATCTTGACGCAGCGCGGGTGCGGGCGCTCGCGCGCACGGCGCTCGAGGCCGCCATGCCCGGCGGGCATGAAGGAAGCGCCCGCGCCCCACTCGATGTGGCGCTCCCCTTCAATGACCTTGCGGCACCGGCCTTCGAGATAGCGCCCTCGCTCGCCGAGGATGCGGCGGAGATCGCCGAGATCGTGGAGCGGCCTGTGCATGTGAGTGGCAGCGGCTCGACGCTCTTCTTCCTGTGCAGTGGCCGACTCGAAGCGGAGCTTCTGGCCGAGGCGGTCGTCCAGAGGCTCCATCTCCCCGCTGTGGCGGTGAAATCGACGGCCACACCGGGATTCCGCGGCTGA
- a CDS encoding nitroreductase family protein, whose product MPPSFSPLRRFDPGMPAPDAARRFLQVMALRRSVRMFSNRPVSRETIESIIAAAGTAPSGANKQPWRFVAVQDPAIKREIREAAEVEEREFYGRRANAEWLSDLQPFGTDEHKPFLEAAPWLIAVFKLVRDDHAGSASDQVYYINESVGIAVGLLLAAAHHAGLVTLTHTPSPMKFLASILRRPDHERPFLLIPVGYPADDCVVPDITRKPLSEIMVVDRPEADASSASR is encoded by the coding sequence ATGCCACCTTCATTCTCGCCGCTTCGTCGCTTCGACCCGGGCATGCCTGCCCCGGACGCGGCCCGACGCTTCCTACAGGTGATGGCGCTGCGCCGCTCGGTTCGAATGTTCAGCAACCGGCCTGTGTCGCGCGAGACGATCGAGTCGATCATCGCCGCGGCGGGAACCGCACCCAGCGGCGCGAACAAGCAACCCTGGCGCTTCGTCGCCGTTCAGGACCCCGCGATCAAGCGAGAGATCCGCGAAGCGGCCGAAGTCGAGGAGCGTGAGTTCTATGGGCGCCGCGCCAACGCCGAGTGGCTCTCCGACCTTCAACCCTTCGGCACCGATGAGCACAAGCCCTTTCTTGAAGCGGCGCCGTGGCTCATTGCCGTCTTCAAGCTCGTGCGTGACGATCACGCGGGCAGCGCATCGGATCAGGTCTACTACATCAACGAGTCAGTGGGAATCGCGGTGGGGCTTCTGCTGGCGGCGGCCCATCACGCCGGGCTTGTCACGCTCACGCACACACCCAGTCCGATGAAGTTCCTCGCCAGCATCCTGCGACGCCCCGATCATGAGCGCCCCTTCCTGTTGATTCCCGTCGGCTACCCCGCCGACGATTGCGTGGTGCCCGACATCACGCGCAAGCCGCTCAGTGAGATCATGGTGGTCGACCGCCCCGAAGCCGACGCGTCTAGCGCTTCACGGTGA
- a CDS encoding M3 family oligoendopeptidase — MTDSTHGPHSSSKPFVPAGLDATHWESLEPLYRSLLERPLRCAGCLEQLILDRSELDAFASEAEANAYIRMTCFTDDAEAKARFLQFIEKVDPQLKKVGFELDRRIAESPFAKDLNQARYGVLLRALRQSVRLFRAENIPIETELTKLDQQYSEINGAMTVEFEGREQTMPQMARYLEVTDRSVREGSWRATAERRLRDADRISVIYDQMIKLRSQLARNAGFDNFRDYQHQRLHRFDYTPADCETFHTAVEQVWVPVLRRLNAERTRVLGLPALRPWDLKVDIHGRAPLRPFDGADDLVERTSKAFHRMDGELGRMFDSMRGGGCLDLDSRKGKAPGGYQYQRQYSRSPFIFMNAAGLQRDLETMVHEAGHAFHSILCKDDPILAYRGSPMEFAEVASMSMELLTFPVLDEFYSEGDANRARRGLLENLATMVPWIAQIDAFQHWVYMNPGHSHDERAAEWLRLNRRFGPTVDYSGLEEVERTAWQRQLHLFGVPFYYIEYGIAQLGALQLWLRSRRDPAAALAGYKRALALGGSQPLPKLFEAAGIRFEFGPAIMRELQDEVSRELERTAPASVAAATRNTPHHS; from the coding sequence ATGACTGACTCCACGCACGGCCCGCACTCTTCTTCAAAGCCCTTCGTCCCCGCCGGTCTCGACGCCACCCACTGGGAGTCGCTCGAACCTCTCTATCGCTCACTTCTTGAGCGGCCGCTCAGGTGCGCCGGCTGCCTTGAGCAGCTCATCCTCGATCGAAGCGAGCTCGACGCCTTCGCCAGCGAAGCGGAGGCGAACGCCTACATTCGAATGACCTGCTTCACCGACGACGCCGAGGCCAAGGCGCGCTTCCTCCAGTTCATCGAGAAGGTCGATCCTCAGCTCAAGAAAGTTGGCTTTGAACTCGATCGGCGGATCGCCGAGAGCCCCTTCGCCAAGGACCTCAACCAGGCGCGCTACGGCGTGCTGCTGCGTGCGCTCCGACAGAGCGTCCGACTCTTCCGCGCCGAGAACATCCCGATCGAGACGGAGCTCACCAAGCTCGATCAGCAGTACAGCGAAATCAACGGCGCCATGACTGTGGAGTTTGAAGGTCGTGAGCAGACGATGCCCCAGATGGCGCGCTACCTCGAGGTGACCGACCGATCGGTGCGCGAGGGGAGTTGGCGAGCGACGGCCGAACGACGGCTTCGCGACGCCGATCGCATCAGCGTCATCTACGACCAGATGATCAAGCTCCGGTCGCAACTGGCACGCAACGCCGGATTCGACAACTTCCGTGACTACCAGCATCAACGGTTGCATCGCTTCGATTACACCCCCGCCGATTGCGAGACCTTCCACACCGCAGTCGAGCAGGTGTGGGTGCCCGTGCTGCGGCGACTGAATGCGGAGCGAACGCGAGTGCTGGGCCTTCCCGCCCTTCGGCCATGGGACTTGAAGGTCGACATCCACGGGCGTGCGCCGCTGCGTCCATTCGACGGCGCCGACGATCTCGTCGAGCGAACCTCGAAGGCGTTTCACCGAATGGATGGCGAGCTGGGGCGGATGTTCGACTCGATGCGGGGCGGCGGCTGCCTCGATCTCGACTCGCGCAAGGGCAAGGCCCCCGGCGGCTATCAGTATCAGCGTCAGTACTCGCGCTCGCCCTTCATCTTCATGAACGCGGCGGGTCTGCAGCGCGACCTTGAAACGATGGTGCACGAGGCGGGGCACGCTTTCCACTCCATCCTCTGCAAGGACGATCCGATCCTCGCGTATCGCGGCAGCCCCATGGAGTTTGCGGAGGTCGCCTCGATGAGCATGGAGCTGCTGACCTTCCCCGTGCTCGATGAGTTCTACAGCGAGGGTGATGCCAATCGAGCTCGCCGCGGCCTGCTTGAGAACCTCGCGACGATGGTGCCGTGGATTGCGCAGATCGACGCCTTCCAGCACTGGGTCTACATGAACCCCGGACACTCGCACGACGAGCGCGCCGCCGAGTGGCTCCGACTCAATCGCCGCTTCGGCCCGACGGTCGATTACAGCGGACTCGAAGAGGTGGAGCGCACGGCGTGGCAGCGGCAACTCCATCTCTTCGGCGTGCCCTTCTATTACATCGAGTACGGCATCGCGCAGCTTGGCGCTCTCCAGCTCTGGCTGCGCTCCCGACGCGATCCCGCTGCGGCGCTCGCCGGCTACAAGCGAGCCCTGGCGCTCGGCGGTTCGCAGCCGCTGCCCAAGCTCTTCGAGGCGGCAGGCATCCGCTTCGAGTTCGGCCCCGCCATCATGCGCGAGCTCCAGGATGAAGTCTCGCGCGAACTCGAGCGCACGGCGCCAGCGTCCGTCGCCGCCGCAACCCGCAACACTCCCCACCACTCATGA
- a CDS encoding saccharopine dehydrogenase NADP-binding domain-containing protein, which produces MKPVVVLGSGKIGRTVISFLQGSGDYAVTAVDHAPALLEEAARLAPGCRTATATFDDAAALDRVLKGAFAVISCAPFFCNELIATRAKAAGVHYLDLTEDVKVTKAVKALAQGAATAFIPQCGLAPGFITIAATHVIEGIDELHEVRMRTGALPEHPNNALKYNLTWSTDGLINEYIQPCETVIDGSLTLVPALEGMERVMIGGIELEAFNTSGGLGTFAETLAGKVRHLNYKTMRYPGHNAVMKLLLHDLRFREHPDELKQVLERSIPSTHQDIVAIFTSAIGQAAGRLVQRSYAKIIRHAVIGGHHWTAIQITTAAGICAMLDLLREGKVPQRGFVRNEDASYADFIANRFGQHYA; this is translated from the coding sequence ATGAAGCCTGTCGTTGTGCTCGGGTCCGGCAAGATCGGCCGGACGGTGATTTCGTTCCTTCAAGGCAGCGGCGACTACGCCGTCACCGCGGTTGATCATGCGCCGGCGCTGCTGGAAGAGGCCGCTCGCCTTGCGCCCGGATGCCGGACCGCGACCGCCACATTCGATGACGCCGCGGCACTCGATCGCGTGCTCAAGGGTGCCTTCGCGGTGATCAGTTGCGCCCCTTTCTTCTGCAATGAGTTGATTGCCACGCGAGCCAAGGCCGCGGGCGTGCACTACCTCGATCTCACCGAGGATGTCAAGGTGACGAAGGCGGTGAAGGCGCTCGCCCAAGGCGCGGCGACAGCCTTCATTCCCCAGTGCGGCCTCGCGCCGGGGTTCATCACGATTGCCGCGACGCATGTCATCGAGGGCATCGATGAGCTGCACGAGGTTCGCATGCGCACCGGCGCGCTGCCCGAGCATCCGAACAACGCGCTCAAGTACAACCTGACCTGGTCGACCGACGGCTTGATCAACGAGTACATCCAGCCCTGCGAAACGGTCATCGATGGCAGCCTGACCCTGGTGCCGGCGCTCGAGGGGATGGAGCGCGTCATGATCGGCGGGATCGAGCTCGAAGCGTTCAATACGAGCGGTGGGCTCGGAACCTTCGCCGAGACGCTCGCGGGCAAGGTTCGTCACCTCAACTACAAGACAATGCGCTATCCCGGCCACAACGCCGTGATGAAGCTGCTTCTGCATGATCTTCGCTTCCGCGAGCACCCCGATGAGCTCAAGCAGGTGCTGGAGCGCTCCATTCCGAGCACGCATCAGGACATCGTGGCGATCTTCACCAGCGCGATCGGTCAGGCGGCGGGCCGGCTCGTTCAGCGCTCCTACGCGAAGATCATTCGTCACGCGGTCATCGGCGGCCACCACTGGACGGCCATCCAGATCACGACGGCGGCAGGCATCTGCGCCATGCTCGACCTTCTGCGCGAAGGGAAGGTTCCCCAGCGCGGCTTCGTTCGCAATGAAGATGCAAGCTACGCCGATTTCATCGCGAATCGCTTCGGCCAGCACTACGCCTGA
- a CDS encoding metallophosphoesterase has translation MPRRPKVAQRRGGGAKLARAKLRHFFFTVAPDRLLGGALKRRHLLRPIELREITLHVPSWPERFEGLRIAHVSDFHLGELMPMPKALEIIERVDRAKPDLLACTGDVVDLEWRGAEPLLKAMGELRAPMGRYLVLGNHDHLDDPDALVRAARKRGLRVLQDEVDEARETKARSDALRVGGIDWGRTKRELKERVASLRERPDLLLAHNPKAFPAAVRLGIPLTLAGHTHGGQVGLPDRAVRAPRPRDESARGTPEVVLPEPAGAHRSVPARERLRSLRKGLYAQGDSRLFVNVGAGSWFPARVNCPAEILLLTVKR, from the coding sequence ATGCCGCGTCGGCCCAAGGTTGCTCAGCGTCGCGGTGGGGGTGCCAAGCTCGCGCGCGCGAAGCTGCGTCACTTCTTCTTCACCGTCGCGCCCGATCGCCTGCTGGGCGGGGCGCTCAAGCGGCGACATCTCCTGCGCCCGATCGAGCTGCGGGAGATCACGCTCCATGTTCCTTCTTGGCCGGAGCGCTTCGAGGGACTGCGCATTGCCCATGTGAGCGACTTTCACCTGGGCGAACTGATGCCGATGCCGAAGGCGCTCGAGATCATCGAGCGCGTCGATCGCGCGAAGCCCGACCTTCTCGCCTGCACGGGTGATGTGGTCGACCTCGAGTGGCGCGGCGCCGAGCCGCTCCTGAAGGCGATGGGTGAACTCCGGGCGCCGATGGGGCGCTATCTCGTGCTTGGTAATCACGATCATCTCGATGACCCCGATGCGCTCGTTCGTGCGGCGAGGAAGCGTGGGTTGCGAGTGCTTCAGGATGAGGTTGATGAGGCGCGGGAGACGAAGGCGCGCTCGGATGCGCTGCGCGTGGGCGGCATTGACTGGGGGCGCACGAAGCGCGAGCTCAAGGAGCGCGTCGCCTCGCTGCGCGAGCGACCCGATCTTCTCCTGGCCCACAATCCCAAGGCGTTTCCCGCCGCGGTTCGGCTTGGCATTCCGTTGACCTTGGCCGGACACACGCATGGAGGTCAGGTCGGGTTGCCCGATCGCGCGGTGCGGGCGCCGAGACCGCGAGATGAGAGTGCGCGCGGCACTCCCGAGGTGGTGCTTCCCGAGCCAGCCGGGGCCCATCGCTCAGTCCCCGCTCGCGAGCGACTTCGTTCGCTCCGAAAGGGGCTTTACGCGCAGGGCGACAGTCGGCTCTTTGTGAATGTCGGCGCCGGGTCTTGGTTCCCGGCGCGCGTCAACTGCCCGGCTGAGATTCTCCTGCTCACCGTGAAGCGCTAG
- a CDS encoding aspartate aminotransferase family protein translates to MTANAPRRPHERSSFREEAHALVDWIADYMQRVESLPVLSRAEPGEIRAALPAKPPEHGESFDRVLADIDRVILPGVTHWQSPNFFGFFPANASGPAILGELLSAGLGVQGMLWSTSPACTELEQLVLDWLVDMMGLPARFRNDGGERAADVGSDGRHGPDRVRGGGVIQDTASSALLCAIIAARERTSGFAIDAGGVGAWPKPLVAYASSETHSSFVKDLRIAGLGASSLRAVAVDASRAMSPHALEAAIIEDKAAGREPFFICATVGTTSTHAMDPVPRLAEVAQRHGCWLHVDAAHAGSAAICPEFRWIAHGAEHADSWSFNPHKWMGVNFDCSVLWVADRATLVRALSVLPEYLRNRATESGKVVDYRDWQVPLGRRFRSLKLWFVIRHFGVEGLRAIIREHVRLAQLLRSWVEADPEWEVMAPTPLSLLCLRYRGRAPAVSRAGATGASTDSTTPPATLDAINEAIMHRVNGSGKAFLTHTRVDGAFVMRVSIGALSVQEAHVRALWALLRESASAGTATA, encoded by the coding sequence GTGACCGCCAACGCTCCACGACGCCCGCACGAGCGCTCCTCCTTTCGCGAGGAGGCGCATGCGCTCGTCGATTGGATCGCCGACTACATGCAGCGGGTCGAGTCACTGCCGGTGCTCAGCCGCGCCGAACCGGGCGAGATTCGCGCCGCGTTGCCGGCAAAGCCGCCGGAGCATGGCGAGAGCTTTGATCGAGTGCTCGCCGACATCGATCGCGTGATCCTGCCGGGCGTCACCCACTGGCAGAGCCCGAACTTCTTCGGGTTCTTCCCCGCCAATGCGAGCGGGCCGGCGATTCTCGGCGAACTTCTCAGTGCAGGCCTCGGCGTGCAGGGCATGCTCTGGTCGACAAGTCCCGCGTGCACCGAACTCGAGCAGCTCGTGCTCGATTGGCTCGTTGACATGATGGGACTGCCCGCGCGGTTTCGCAATGATGGGGGCGAGCGCGCCGCCGATGTCGGGAGCGATGGCAGACACGGCCCAGATCGCGTGCGCGGCGGCGGCGTGATCCAGGACACCGCGTCAAGTGCACTGCTCTGCGCGATCATCGCGGCGCGAGAGCGAACGAGTGGTTTCGCCATCGATGCCGGTGGTGTCGGGGCGTGGCCCAAGCCGCTCGTCGCCTACGCGAGCAGCGAGACCCACAGTTCGTTCGTCAAGGATCTCCGCATTGCGGGCCTTGGGGCTTCAAGCCTCCGCGCCGTCGCTGTCGATGCGTCCCGGGCGATGAGCCCGCACGCGCTCGAAGCGGCGATTATCGAGGACAAGGCTGCGGGGCGAGAGCCCTTCTTCATCTGCGCGACCGTCGGCACCACCTCCACTCATGCGATGGACCCCGTTCCACGCCTTGCCGAAGTGGCGCAACGGCATGGCTGCTGGCTGCATGTCGACGCTGCGCACGCGGGCAGCGCCGCCATCTGTCCGGAGTTCCGCTGGATTGCCCACGGCGCCGAGCATGCGGACAGTTGGTCCTTCAACCCGCACAAGTGGATGGGCGTGAACTTCGATTGCTCGGTCCTGTGGGTCGCCGATCGCGCCACGCTCGTGCGTGCGCTCTCCGTGCTGCCGGAATACTTGCGCAATCGCGCGACCGAGAGCGGCAAGGTCGTCGACTACCGCGACTGGCAAGTTCCGCTCGGTCGGCGATTCCGCTCACTCAAGCTCTGGTTCGTGATCCGGCACTTCGGAGTCGAAGGCCTGCGAGCCATCATCCGCGAGCATGTGCGACTGGCCCAGCTTCTGCGCTCGTGGGTCGAGGCCGATCCGGAGTGGGAAGTGATGGCGCCGACTCCGCTCTCGCTCCTCTGCTTGCGCTACCGAGGCCGCGCGCCGGCAGTGAGCCGCGCCGGGGCAACGGGCGCTTCGACCGACTCCACCACGCCGCCCGCCACGCTCGATGCCATCAACGAGGCGATCATGCATCGCGTGAATGGAAGCGGGAAGGCCTTCCTGACTCACACCCGCGTTGATGGCGCTTTCGTCATGCGCGTCTCGATCGGGGCGCTCTCCGTGCAGGAGGCGCATGTCCGGGCGCTGTGGGCGCTCCTGCGGGAGTCGGCCTCAGCAGGCACCGCGACCGCGTGA